The sequence below is a genomic window from Lycium ferocissimum isolate CSIRO_LF1 chromosome 9, AGI_CSIRO_Lferr_CH_V1, whole genome shotgun sequence.
TTAAAATCTCCTCGAGAGGCAAGAATGTAAAGAAAGTGCATTGCCACGTAGCTACATACGTAAATCCCAGTGCGCCCACAGGAGAAGCATTTTTAATGGCCGTTAAGATGTCATAAATGGCAATCAAACGAAAGAATGCAAACCTGAAATAGTATCCAAACATGAAGTGGTAACATGGGATCCTTCCATATTTAGTACAGCAAGTTTGTTCAAACCtaaaaagattaagaaatgagAAACTACAACAGCTTACTAAATAAGACATTGCAAAAGTTTACTACGACAGAGATACTAATTAGTACCTCTCAGTCGAGAAATTCCATAATCTGTTATGTACACACACACGATCTGAAGTTCCTTCAAACTAGCAAGCCCTGAATTACACCATGTGATAATGAGCAAATTTTCACAtaaattcaagcaaaaagatGACATGTGCGATGATTTTAAAGCACATTCACTACCGATACCTGTCAGAGGCTCCATGTCTGCATCCGTAATGCACTGACAACATCTTATACTGAAAGATTCGAGTCTTGACAAGCCTGAAACAAATAAAGTACTCTTTATCTTAAGGTgatgcaattttttttgaagCTGTATTATGTCAAAGAGCTTCATCAAGATGACGgaacaaaattaaatttaatgCATAAAATGTCAGCGAAAATTTATAAACTATAAGTTAACTTCTTATGTACCTTTGAAATCTActcttgaagaaaaataaacctTTTTACATACAAAAGAATTAATCTTTTTTAGCTGCTCCTTTACATAATAAATTTGGACAATAACCAACCTTGAAGATGAACAAATCCTCCATGAATCTGTGGACATCTCTCGAAATCCAATTTAACCAATTTATCTAAGCTGGATAAAGCTTGCATTGCTTCAGCAGTAACCGAAACACATTTTCTAATACTCAAATATGTCAAGTTCGAGAAACCTGCGAGGCACCAATATAatcattgtcatcatcaaaCAACATATTGAATCAAAACATAACCTCCCTAATTCGACAAGTAAAAGAGTAATATAATGCACACACGTGAAGAAAATAATTGGCCACATGATCTATTTTATAATGTTTATTTCATGCACTCTTTAAAGCATATACGGTCAATCCTCTCTATAACAACGTCGCTTCTCTGGCTACTACAACAAAATATTGTTAtaaagaacatataatataacaaaacatgaaaaatcagtTCCAAAGAAACTTGGCAGTTATAGTGAAATGGTTATTATAGACATTTGACTCTGTATgctcaataaaaaaatacaacaacaacaaatatgGTGCAAAACAGCTAGATATTCTTGCCTTCATATAGCACGCTCTTTCTTTACGGGAAACTAATACAGATTGGCAATTGAAATAAGAAACTATTGCGAGAGAGAACAGTAATAACTACCACTGACTTGCTTTATCCCCTGTTCGGAAATGCGGTCACAACAATCGAAAGATAACGCTTCGAGGTTTGGGCAATTTCGTAATAGACTGAATCCGAAATCCGTGACCTCAGAACCAAAAATATATACGGACAGTAAAGACGATCCTTGTGAAGAAAACACATCCATCCAATTATCGTTAACTCCTTTATATTCTCCCGTCCACATGTcctgtcaaaaaaaaaaaaaaaaaccttcaaaACAAATAGGCTTATAAGATCTTGTAAAAAATTCAATACGACATCAGTGTGAGACGGAATTTTACTTGCAGTGCACAATCTCTAAAAGCTTCGATCCTGTCATCCGAAAGGCGATAAGAATACACCAGATTGTTGAAAATCAACTGGCTTATATCCCTTGGCAGCATTGAGAATGAATGACATTTGTCAATGTCCTGTTAATAGAAGAAAGCATAATATCTCCTTAACCAAAAAAACTCAATAACCTTAATGGCAAAGGCAAATGCAGAGCCTATACTAAACGAATTCAACTGAGCCCAATATTTTCAAAAGGTAACATGATTTATATATGTGAAAACTAGAAtgaaaaaggctcaaatatgtcatcgaactatcggaaatggttcatttatgccgctcgtcaatagtttggctcatttatgccattgtcgttaccaaaatggctcatccatgccatttttcattaacatcggtttataataccagatatgacacgtgacctccaattagaggtccacatcgtttaattaaaccaacacaaattaaatcctaaattaaactaaaacctGACCCATAAATTTGTGCTGGTTGTATTAAACGACGgaacctctaattggaggccaagtgtcatatctggtattgtaaaacaaCGTTAAttaaaaatggcatggatgaaccattttggtaacggcgatAGCATAAACAAGCTAAACTATTGACAAaaggcataaatgagccattttcaatagttcaatggcatatttgagccttttccgaaaCTAGAATTTCATCAGATAACATTAAAGGTTAAACCATTCAAGATTAAATATTGAATGAGTCCAACTGAACCCAATATTTTCAATACATAACATGATTTATATATGTGAAAATCCAATAGAATTTAAACAAAGTTAATTTTTGACTCGGCATTAAAAACATTAAAGGTTGAACTCATCAAGTTCAAATTCCGAATCTGCCTCTGCTTAATGAAACattataaaacaaaaacaatcaCCTTACGTATTCCATGAATGCATAATTCCATGAGGGACGGACAATTGTTTCTTCCGGGATGACAATCCACGATACGCCCAAGAAGGAACGATTCTAAACAACTCGAGCTCCCAAATTTGAAATGTCTACTTGAGAAACCTCTTCTAATGATGTTGTCATCATCATGGGGGTCTCTCTTTAATGAACAAGCACCCCCCATTTGATTAAGAATATCACAAGACGACCACTAATAGAGAGCAGTATAACCGGCCATTCAAGAAAAGAGCAACCCCCCACATGTTGTAGATTATGACAGACACTCAAAGCCTGAAAAAGAGATCAGCAATATATGTAGGACGTCAAATTTCTTACGAGTTTTAAGTTCTACGCACTGACAGTTGACAATGTATAAGTATTTGGGCTATCAAGTAGATTCACCATATAACAACATGTCATTCTTTATAACAAGTCTGATAACTTGCTATAATCGATTAAGTTTCATTGGAAGCGTAAAAATTCTTTACTAAACTGTACTTTGAAGACCAAAAGCCTAATTTATACTTTGATTGAGGAGGGGGGTAAAGTAAAGaataagggtgtgtttggtatggaggaaaacattttgcAGAAAATAAGCAAGAAAACCATTTATTTTCCAAGAGAAAACGTAATGGAAAACATTTCCTTcaaaccaaacacaccctaataTCTAAATGGCTACTACTTCTCTTGTTTCTGGATTATTGTTGTCTTTCATTTCCCTGTTTTCTTCTTATGGTATAAgatcaagaatcataattttcaCTAATACTGTTGAAACATTATAAACAAGCATCCGCATAGTACTTCCAAATTCTCCATTTAACTCATATCATGAAGCACAATACGTACCCAAAACTcatggtcttaaacatgtcatgacatttctATCTTTATAACAAGATGTCATTATTCAGAGTATAATAGAAAACTTGAAGTCTGAAAAAATTCCAAACATAGAAAGGTATTATTCGACTATACTACATAAACAAGCATCTGCGCATGGTATATCCACTTGATATCATTGAAGCACGGAACTGACCAAACTTATCGTCTTAAACGTGTCATGAAATTTCTATGCTACAACAGCATGTCATTATTAagattaaaatagaaaatttgaagTCGGGAACATAGAAAGGTTCATTCGATTATACTACACAAACGAGCATCTGCATAGTTAACCTCAAAATTATCCACTTATGAAGCACGTAACTTGTTTTCTTAAACGTGTCATGACATTTCTATGCACCAACATGTCATTATGAAGagtaaaatggaaaatttgaagTCAGAAAAGTTTCTAAACATAGAAAGGTGTTCTTTCGATGAGATGAGTAGTAATCAGAGACAAAGTTATTTTGCACAATACTAAATCCCCacaaaaatattcacaaaaaaaCTAAAACACCACTTCATTATAGATGTTTAAATTATGGTTAGAGCCAAGAGTCTTTCTTGAATATAATTCTTAACTACAtaacaagaaaagagaatgcatcataaaaacaaaaatgttTTGTTTCTCTCGAAAAAGTCTCATAATCAATTGTTTCAATACCAACAAGAACAAAACCCAATATCTTTTCTAATCAAAATGCCACCaaatgaaaaagagagaaaaaaaaaaaaaaaaccttcaaaAGAGGGAGTGCTCCGAAAGAAAACTTTCTTATTTTGGATTCAAGAATGAGAACACaatagaaaaaagaatttttttggagcttataaataacattaagcattaattattaattatacaGATAATGAGAGGCGCAAAAATGAAAGTGGTTGTGTGCCACGTGTCCAAATCTTTGTTGGAGAAGTGGAATTTGCCGAGTCACGTGTAAATATTGTTGGGATTACAATACCTAGTACTgtgttctttttgttttcttgctttttctaaCTGCCATAGTGGATGTAACATGTTATGTCAGCCTAATCATCAAACACTGCAGTCTACAATGATGGTCAGAGGATAAGGATATCTAAGGGATATCCTCTAAAGTGTGGCTATCCGATAACCAGCTGAGAATTTATTGAAAATAGTGGCTCTATGcataaaaatagaaataagGTGTGcgtatattttacttttttcagATCTCACTTGTCGAATTAGAGTGGGTATactgttgtttgttgttgtggatattcGATATCTACATCGGACGTTCCGATTAATTTAGATTCGCACAACAAAAGATCGAAAATGATTTCTACCAGAACCTTTTAATATTAAGAACAAGCTCGAATATGAAATCTTAGTTAAAAATGGATTAATCTTATTCATTCGGTCACTATCCTTAATAATACAGTAATAGTTAGAATTGCtagtaattaagaaaataaaatatttatttttctccgGAAGAAGAAGACAAGACTAAAGCGGGTAAAAAAGGGGTTGGGCTATAAACGGATCGGGTAAAAACGAGTTGACCCATTTTCACAAAATGTCGCTAAGCCTACACTGATTTCAAAATATTGTATGACATATCTCTCTATAATAACGTTATTTGTTTGGAGATTTTTAACTGCTATAGCCACATACTATTATAgtgaacatataatataacgtGAAATTGATGGCAAAAGACTTTGATCATTATAGTGAAATGTAATTACATAAAATAACTATTATAGATAGGTTTGATTATAAATTTATTGAGATAATTTTACAtgtaatttcatttttctccttcCAACACCTTCACTCACTATAAATAATTCACTTAATAGATCACCTCCTTCGTAGTCTACCTCAAAGGTGAAATTGCAAATGAACATGCTCTTTATGCACTCAACAATAAGGTCCTACCAATCAATACAGTGGATAAAAACCTTGAAAGTTTAAGGTCCATATTTCaccaaaataaataacattaggtgattctttttcttcatatacTTATGTCCTGATAActagaattatatatatatatatatatatatatatataatcaaagttgtatacaaacTAATCCTGATACTAAagaattaaagaaacaaaataaaaatgaaggGCTTCTTTTGATATAAAAAGCCTTGTACTTCAAGATTAGATCCCATGCTGTTGAGTTCAGTACACATACGTTCTTTGTTTACACTTTAACCCCAACAGAACGACAAATTTCAAATTCACATCCCCAAGATCCTAAAATCCTATAATTGTTCAAAAGTTCAAAcaccatgaaaatcaaatatttttcactttttttgaaattttggagttggagttggagttgaagatatAATTGTATTTGGTACAGTTTTTGTAAAGAATAtttagttgtttgaatgtactgaaagtgaaaataaaattttaggtATTTTctaaagttgtgtttggaaaTTTATGGCCAAAAGCTGAATTTCagataaagtgaaaaaaaattccgagaaaaaatgaaaaatcctCAGACCAAACGGGCCTTAATaagtcaaaagaaataaaaataaaataaaagggctTCTTTTGATATAAAAAGTCCTGTACTTCAACATTAGATCCCATGCTGTCAAGATCAGTACacatactttatttttttacacTTTAACCCCCTAACAAAACTACAAATCTCAAATTCACATCCCCAAAACCGAAACACCTATAATTGTTCAAAGTACAAAAACTATAATTGTTCAATTTCTCAATTTATAATCCCCTTCCTTATTTTCCCTTCTCCGATCCTCTATATAATAATTACTTTGAAAAACATAACACGCAGAGTTAAATGTGTTTAAGATATGTATTTTGAACAGGTTTAAGGGTCTGAATGAAATCATCCTTTGAAGTACAGGAATTGAAACAACAATCTGCCTTCTTTAATAtgcttagtaggcgtttggccatgaaaactaaatatttttcactttatttggtattttggagttggagttgaagatggagttgtgtttgattatagtttttgcaaagaatatttggttgtttgaatgtattgaaagtgaaaaaagtagaaaacaaaatgaaaaaagtgaaaaacaagcttttattattttatggccaaacatcatagagtgaaaaaagtgaaaaaatattccGGAAAAaggtgaataattctcatgtacAAACGGGCCCTTAAGTTTTGATAAATAAAATTACTTAACATCTATATCCATAGAAAGTAACATGCTGTTGAGATCAGTTCACACACTTTCTTGTTTTTACACTTTAACCCCCAAACAAAACGACAAATTTCAAATTCACATCCCCAAAACCCTAAACACCCATAATTGTTACAAAGTACAAAAACCCTAAATTCCacctttccttttttaaatCCCCTTTTGGACAGTCAAAACCCAACCCTACCCTAAAACCCCCAACACCCCCCTTTGCAGAAAGTTCTGCTTTTGGGTTACTTCTTGCAATTGTAGAGATTTTTTTGTggctatttttgtaaaaatgGAAGTGAGTAGTTTGAGATGTGATGTAGCTGCAATGGTGGTTGATTCAGTTCTTGAAACTGTAGTTGTTGAGACCCTTTTGGCTGTTCAAAGATCTGTTGCTTCTTTGCTCATTGTGGTATAATACACTATCTTTTAACTTATActtattgttttcttgaaaaagatttgatttttaattgtGGGGTTTGGATTTCTTGCtctgttttttttgttttatagtTGTTTGAACAGTTATTGTGTCAAATTTTAGTGATTCTTGCTCATTGTGGGGTAGTTAAAGCTGTTAACTTTAGGTATTGTATGTTAATAAAGTTATGTTGAAGTAAATGTCTATCTTTTAACTTATActtattgttttcttgaaaaagatttgatttttaattgtggggtttggatattttgctctgttttttgctttttatagttgtttgaaaagttattGTGTCAAATTTTAGTGATTCTTGCTCATTGTTATTTGTGGGGTAGTTAAAGCTGCTAACTTTAGGTATTGTATGTTAATAAAGTTATGTTGAAGTAATTGTGATTCCCTTGCTCATTGTGGTATAATACACTATCTTTTAACTTATActtattgttttcttgaaaaagatttgatttttaattgtGGGGTTTGGATTTGTTGCtctgtttttttgttttatagtTGTTTGAGCAGTTATTGTGTCAAATTTTAGTGATGCTTGCTCATTGTGGAATAGTTAAAGCTGTTAACTTTAGGTATTGTATGTTAATAAAGTTATTTAGgtattgttttcttgaaaaagatttgatttttaattgtggggtttggatattttgatctggttttttggtttttatgttGAGTTATTGTGTCAAATTTTAGTGATTCCTCTTGCTCATTGTGTGTGCTCATAATACACCATCTTTTAACTTATACTTAttgttttttagaaaaagatttgatttttaattgtGGGGTTTGGATATTTTGCTCTGGTTTTTTGGTTTTGTAGTTGTTTGAACAGTTATTGTGTCAAATTTTAGTGATTCTTGCTCATTGTGATTTGTGGGGTAGTTAAAGCTGCTAACTTTTGGTATTGTGTGTTAATAAAGTTATGTTGAAGTAATTGTGATTCCCTTGCTCATTGTGGTGTAATACACCATCTTTTAACTTAATACTTAttgttttttagaaaaagatttgatttttaattgtGGGGTTTGGATTTGTTGCTctgtttttttggttttgtagTTGTTTGAACAGTTATTGTGTCAAATTTTAGTGATTCTTGCTCATTGTGGTATAGCAAAATTGTTCCAACATAcatacttattttcttgtaaaAGTTGTGATTTTTAATTGTGGGGTttggatttttttgtttttgtttttgttttgtagtTGTTTGAACAGTTATTGTGTCAAATTTTAGTGATTCTTGCTCATTGTGGTATAACAAAATTGTTCCAACatacacatttattttcttgtaCAAGTTGTGATTTTTAATGGTGGGGTTTGGATTTATTGCTCTTTTTTGGCTTTTGTAGTTGTTTGAACAGTTATTGTGTCAAATTTTAGTGATTCTTGCTCATTGTGGTATAACAAAATTGTTCCAACATACACACTTATTTTCTTATTGAAGTTGCTAATTGTGGTATATTACACTATCTTCTAACTTACACtcattgttttcttgaaaaagatTTGATTTTAAATTGTGGGGTTTGGATTTCTTGTTCTGTTTTTTGATTTTATAGCTGTTTGAACAGTTATTGTGTCAAATTTTAGTGATTCTTGCTCATTGTGGTATAACAAAATTGTTCCAACATACAcacttattttcttattaaaGTTGTGATTTTTAATGGCGGGGTTTggatttcttgctcttttttggCTTTTGTAGTTGTTTGAACAGTTATTGTGTCAAATTTTGGTGATTCTTGCTTGTGGGTTAGTTAAAAATAGGAAATTTTGTGTGCTGCATTAGTTTCTTGTTTAAATCTTGGTAGTAACTGTTCTCCAAGATGCTAAATCCAAGTATTGTATGTTAATAAGTTGTATTCTTTTGAAGTAATTGTGAGTGAAAAGTTGTTTTTTTCCTTGCTCATTGTGGTATAATACACTATCTTTTTACTTGCACTTActgttttcttgaaaaagatttgatttttaGTTGTGGGGTTTGGATTTCTTGCTCTGTTATTTTGCTTTGATAGTTGTTTGAACAGTTAGTGTCAAATTTTAGTGATTCTTGTGGTATAACACACTATCTTTTAACTTATACTTGTTATTTTATTGAAAAAGTTGTGATTTTTAATTGTGGGGTTTGGATTTTTTGCTCTGTTTTTTGCTTTTGTAGTTGTTTGAACAGTTATTTTGTCAAATTTTAGATTCTTTCTTATAGGGTAGTTaaagcttggaattttttttgtgtGCTGCATTGGGTTTCTTGCTTAAGTGTTAGTAATTGTTCTCCAAGCTGCTAACTTTAGGTATTGTATGTTTATAATTATGTTTTAATTGCTCATTCTGGTGTAATACACTATCTTTTAACTTACACGGGTAGTTaaagcttggaatttttttgtgTGCTGCATTGGGTTTCTTGCTTAAGTGTTAGTAATTGTTCTCCAAGCTGCTAACTTTAGGTATTGTATGTTTATAATTATGTTTTAATTGCTCATTCTGGTGTAATACACTATCTTTTAACTTACActcttattattttcttgaaaaaatatttgatttttaattgtAGGGTTTGGATTTCTTGCTCTGTTTTCAGTTTTTTAGTTAATTGAACAGTTATTGTGTCAAATTTTAGTGATTCTTGCTTGTGGAGTAGTTAAAGCTTGGAAATTTTATGTGCTGCATTATGTATTGTATGTTAATAAGTTGTGTTCTTTTGAAGTAATTGTGGAGTGAAGAGCCCTTTTTTTCCTTGCTTATTGTAGTATAACACACTATCTTTTAACTTatactttattattttcttgaaaaagatttgatttttaattgtgcttgaaaaaatgtgatttttaatGGTGGTTTTTGCATTTCTTTCTCTGTTGCTTATGGGGTAGTTAAAGCTTGAAAATTACTGTGCTGCATTGGGTTTCTTAGTTAAAAATTAATTGCTCTCCAAGATGCTAACTCTAAGTATTGTGTGTTAATAAAGTTATGTTCTTTTGAAGTAATTGTGGAGTTTTGAGGTAATTGTATAGTGAAGAGCCCTTTTTTCCCTTGCTCATTGTGGTGTAACATATTCTTCTAAAGTACActcttattttgttgaaaaaagTTGTGATTTATGGTGGGTTTTGGATTTGTCGCTCGGTTTTCCGCTACTGTAGTTGTTTGAACAGCTCTCGTGTCAAATTTCATTTATGGGGTGGTTAAAACTCACAAATTTTCTGTTTTGTATTAGGTTTCTTGTATAGTAATTGTTTTCCAAGCTGCTAACTTTAGGTATTGTAtgttaataaaaaaattgtgatCATCAATGGTGGGTTACAGATTTCTTGCTCTGTTCTCGCTTATGTAGTTATTAGAACAGTTCTTGTGtcaaatttcattcattctgTAGTTAAAGCTTGGAAATTTATTGTGCTGTATTAGGTTACTTGTTTAAATCCTAGTGATTGTTCTCTAAGCTGCTATCTTTAGGTATTGTACGGTATAAGTTTTGTCCTTGCCGTCAAGGTTGTGGCCTAGTGTTCAATGACgtgggttgagaaccatgacGTTTCAGGTTCCATACAGCAGAGAAaaactaggtgatttctttccatTTGTCCAAGCCTTTGTAGATAGAGTTATCAAGTGCTTGTGCTTGTGGGAGTTCGGGTACTCCATAGAATTAGTCCATGTTGGTGCAGGTTGGCCCCGACACAGGTACCgggtaactctatccaccaaggcTTGGACAGATGGGTAGatatcacctagtgtttttccCCCgttgggatttgaacctgagacctcatggttctgaACCTACTTTATTGACCACTAgcccacacccttgggtgctgCGAAGGAGGATGTTTCTTATccggctcaaaaaaaaaaaaaaaaaaaaaaagaaattagcgGGATAAGAAACATCCACCTTATCCCGCTAATTTGGCGTCATCAACTTTTGCAAGAGTGCAGTTAATAGACTGATCTCACAACCTGTTTTCTTCCGCGCTTGTTGTTTATAATGCTTTTGGTTGGTCTTCCATCGGTTTGAAGTATAGCTTTTGATCCTCTAAATCTGGTTAGGTAATGGTCACACTAATATTCATCCAGAACTATTTTATGT
It includes:
- the LOC132030815 gene encoding uncharacterized protein LOC132030815 isoform X4, with amino-acid sequence MGGACSLKRDPHDDDNIIRRGFSSRHFKFGSSSCLESFLLGRIVDCHPGRNNCPSLMELCIHGIRKDIDKCHSFSMLPRDISQLIFNNLVYSYRLSDDRIEAFRDCALQDMWTGEYKGVNDNWMDVFSSQGSSLLSVYIFGSEVTDFGFSLLRNCPNLEALSFDCCDRISEQGIKQVSGFSNLTYLSIRKCVSVTAEAMQALSSLDKLVKLDFERCPQIHGGFVHLQGLSRLESFSIRCCQCITDADMEPLTGLASLKELQIVCVYITDYGISRLRGLNKLAVLNMEGSHVTTSCLDTISVFPSLQSLNLNRCCLRDDGCEKFSELRNLKVLNLGFNHITDECLEHLKGLTKLEGLNLDSCRITDDGLAHIAGLAKLEELNLKFTLVTDDGLKTLSGLTCLRSLNLDVRQITDSGLAVLTGLTGLTHLDLFGAHITDSGTKYLA
- the LOC132030815 gene encoding uncharacterized protein LOC132030815 isoform X1, which encodes MGGACSLKRDPHDDDNIIRRGFSSRHFKFGSSSCLESFLLGRIVDCHPGRNNCPSLMELCIHGIRKDIDKCHSFSMLPRDISQLIFNNLVYSYRLSDDRIEAFRDCALQDMWTGEYKGVNDNWMDVFSSQGSSLLSVYIFGSEVTDFGFSLLRNCPNLEALSFDCCDRISEQGIKQVSGFSNLTYLSIRKCVSVTAEAMQALSSLDKLVKLDFERCPQIHGGFVHLQGLSRLESFSIRCCQCITDADMEPLTGLASLKELQIVCVYITDYGISRLRGLNKLAVLNMEGSHVTTSCLDTISVFPSLQSLNLNRCCLRDDGCEKFSELRNLKVLNLGFNHITDECLEHLKGLTKLEGLNLDSCRITDDGLAHIAGLAKLEELNLKFTLVTDDGLKTLSGLTCLRSLNLDVRQITDSGLAVLTGLTGLTHLDLFGAHITDSGTKYLAYFRNLQSLDLCGGALTDTGVENIKDLSFLTFLNLSQNRNLTDKTLEFLAGLKLLVYLNVSNSCITNDGLQYLKPLKNLQSLDLEYCNVTASEIKKLQDNVLLNLVRYRPN
- the LOC132030815 gene encoding uncharacterized protein LOC132030815 isoform X2; amino-acid sequence: MGGACSLKRDPHDDDNIIRRGFSSRHFKFGSSSCLESFLLGRIVDCHPGRNNCPSLMELCIHGIRKDIDKCHSFSMLPRDISQLIFNNLVYSYRLSDDRIEAFRDCALQDMWTGEYKGVNDNWMDVFSSQGSSLLSVYIFGSEVTDFGFSLLRNCPNLEALSFDCCDRISEQGIKQVSGFSNLTYLSIRKCVSVTAEAMQALSSLDKLVKLDFERCPQIHGGFVHLQGLSRLESFSIRCCQCITDADMEPLTGLASLKELQIVCVYITDYGISRLRGLNKLAVLNMEGSHVTTSCLDTISVFPSLQSLNLNRCCLRDDGCEKFSELRNLKVLNLGFNHITDECLEHLKGLTKLEGLNLDSCRITDDGLAHIAGLAKLEELNLKFTLVTDDGLKTLSGLTCLRSLNLDVRQITDSGLAVLSLTGLTHLDLFGAHITDSGTKYLAYFRNLQSLDLCGGALTDTGVENIKDLSFLTFLNLSQNRNLTDKTLEFLAGLKLLVYLNVSNSCITNDGLQYLKPLKNLQSLDLEYCNVTASEIKKLQDNVLLNLVRYRPN